DNA sequence from the Vicia villosa cultivar HV-30 ecotype Madison, WI linkage group LG3, Vvil1.0, whole genome shotgun sequence genome:
ctacagagaagattaagatgattcaagagaagatgaaagcttctcaaagtcgtcagaagagttattatgataaaaggaggaagacacttgagtcaagagggagatcatgtgtttatgaaggttactcctatgacgggtattggtcgagctttgaagtcaaagaagttgactccgcgttttattggaccattccaaatttctgaaagagtgggagaagtggcatatcgtatttctttaccgccgatgcttgccaacttgcatgatgtattccatgtgtcgcaacTAAGGAAATatatttcggatccgtcccacgtgatccaagtggatgatgtgcaagttaaagacaacttaacggttgaaacgttacctgtgaggatcGAAGATAGAAGaatgaagcaattgcggggcaaggaaatagctttagtcagagtagcttggggaggaccagctgatggaaacgtcaccttggagttagaaagccagatgaaagattcctatccggaactctttgcttgaggtatgttttcgaggacgaaaactcttttagtgggggagagttgtaacatccgtataattttaatattaatttaatttggaatattgaattaataattagaattattaagaattttatggaaaataatggtttatggcatttgggccattgtaaggaaatagtaaagaagggggtgtgatatagtaaagtttttactaaccttaatattatcatttttcataaaataataaaggattggggaaaagaaagaacgtgaaagaacagaagttttgggaacgaagaacgtgaaggagaactgaagagggagagaccaaagatcaagaatttggctaaggtaaggcgggacttatctgattatcatctattatcgggttaggggttgataatactgaatagatgtataattcgggtcgattgagtcatatgataggtttagggattgagtcaaattgtatgatgtttgacccctatgtttgaatccatgatgtctgcgttgttatggtctcaattgatgtgtaattggtgtattatgaggtgtattttatgttgtttgtgcattccatttccctaggttcgtactggtatgaattgggtgagtttggagtgtgtagaatgctgttttatgcaggttggggtttctgaaattaccggttcgcgccgcaTACATAGGGTGCGCCGCGAACAGGAGGGCAGAATGCCAGGtagttgtgatacgcacaggtcgcgccgcgtacccgtgttggcgccgcgaaggcgtaactttttctcgcttcgcgccgcgtgcagatgtttgtgccgcgaatagcttggcagagagccaaggatttttgggacgCTCAATTCGCGCCGTGAActaagatggcgccgcgtgcGGTTGacgttttgagatattttaaaagttcaaagatgcataactttttaactgttggtccgtttgatgtgtcgtttcgagctaaacgaatcttatagaataatctatatgatgatgattaattggttttagaatgatgaaaatacatgtatgctatttcttattgatgatgaagattggtgcaaatacgcgtatgttttctatatgatgatggaattgtgattgaatgatgttgatatatatgaacatacttgatgatgatgatgatgatattgatgatgataatgatgatgatggtataagtatgttgtatattttgcattcattcatgttcattgatgatactgtatccatgatgatgtgttggatcagtgaagggcatgattcccatgtgtggaatctgtgttggcagggccgtatcttgatgatgttggatcggtcatgggttattcccatttgatgatgttggtaccacatgcatagtgtcagttcatgcatatgcataacttataacatgattggatgtattccagtgttgtaaatgttgatgatgtgttgattgttgttgacttgttttgaatgtctgtttatgaaacaattgggtggatgatacaactgtgatgtgttattgctttataaccttataacatttgttaattatgatgagactcacccttacatgttgtcattttcagattgaggatagcggctgttcgactcggtgaggattagctcatgagtcagtgttttagttagcgccagatgtcatgctctggtagttgtaacactggggacgcgattatttagagtttatgattatgactctagttatgttttgatgttttgaaggataagttttaaggatgttaaacttagtccgttgaataaatttccgctgtgttaacatgaaacattTTAATTATGATGATTACcccagtgaatgcatgacatgtctgaatgatgtttatttattataattgtggcacccttattttcatgtactctgaatacttgtttaaattgccgcggggttagtaaggggtgttacacataCCCAAGCTTAAGGACCAGGCTTTCAATGTCCTTATAGTTCACAAAATCAACATCAGCACTAAAATCCATCTCATAAACTAAACCCTCCACGTAACATTTGACAGGAAAACTAACAAATCTACCCCTATGGTTAATACGTAGCTTCAACCTTTGTATTTCACTTGGCCTATGAATATCAAGACAACAGAATAACCATCCATACGAAAtacaaaatagaaatagaaacccTAACTAGTGTGCTGCCTTCTTAAAACCCTAATAGAAACAGTAAGCATGAATAGGAATAGAAATCCTAGTCGTAATACATACCTGAATGTGAATTTCGGGTTATTCACATCTCTCCCGTTGCTTGCCATGTTCTTCAATAGTTCCTCTTTCAACGCTTTTACAGTGAAGAAGAAGATGTTCTGTGTTCTTGGTTGGAGGTAAGAGAATGAAAAGAAGAAGTGAAATGAAATGGTTTAATTTGTTAGGGATTAAGGCTTAGTGGTTActtaatttaattcaattaaaaaaaaattcagaatttttacaaataataaaaaGTGATTTAAATTGTAAAAAACCATGTCAGCCATGCCACATAAGCATTTTTAATGACACATTAGCATCAGCGTTTTAGAAGGGGGGGAGTGGAGGTTAGGACCAAATTCGTGGATTTCAAAGAGGCGGGACCATTTTCGTGAGTTGCCTAAAACACGAGGACCAAAAGTGTAATTAAGCCTAGTTTTATCAACGCAATAGGTATTGCCTAAACATCATCCTTAACATTACCCTATATATATAAACGACAACAACGGAAAACTAAACCCGTATTTATTCACAAACATATAGTCTGCTGAGAGAATTCATATTTGAACTCAAAAAAACTTTCAACAAAAACCAACTATAATGGGTTCCACGCCTAATCATACCCAAAAACCACATGCTGTATTTGTACCATTTCCAGCACAGGGTCATGTGAATCCTTCCATGCAACTAGCCAAACTCTTCCGCTGCAATGGTTTCCACATAACCTTTGTGAACAACGAGTTTAATCACAAACGTTTGATAAAATCTCTTGGAGAAGAGTTTGTGAAAGGTCTCCCAGATTTTCAATTTGAGACCATACCTGATGGCTTACCAGTATCAGATAAGGATGCAACACAAGATATTCCAGCGTTGTGTGACGCAACTAGGAAAAACTGTTATGGTCCATTCAAAGAGCTTGTCATTAAACTCAACACTTCATCACCATATCCAGTTACTTGCATAATTGCTGATGGAACCTTTGGATTTGCTGGGAGAGTGGCTAGAGATTTAGGGATTCCAGAGTTACAGTTGTGGACAGCTTCTGCTTGTGGCTTTGTTGGATATTTGCAGTTTGAGGAACTTGTCAAGAGAGAAATTCTTCCATTCAAAGGTAAATTATATTAGTAtctctctttttctatttttgttttctatattacATCTTATTATAGTTTGTGCTTTTGATGTTAAACCTGAAATTAAAGTATTGGGAAAACCTTCACAAATTTAACTTATCAAGAACAATACACTAGAAGCTTCTCTACTTTTGTGGTTTCTATTATAGTAAGATGAATATTGCCTAGTATAAAAAGTACCCCCTGCACAAGATAAATATATACAGTAAAAAATATTACGCTGAAGTAAAAAATTGTGCTTATATAATTTGTTTATtacatattaattttaattatagttttgGCTCTTGattcacaaaattaattaattaattttaaatttaaactctCGTACTTATACATTTAAATTAACAATGTTTGATCTTTTAAATAACAAAATTGTTgtgaaatataataaattatcataaataaattaaatgtaaaatttcataaataaaaatataatgctAATGTTAGAAAAAATTTCAACTAAATTTAgtcttttttataataatatattcctTAATTAATAACATATCTAAAAATAATGCTAATGTTAGAAAAAATTTCAACTAAATTTAgtcttttttataattaaatttaatgatgaaataatttataaattttatgttaAATATCAAATATATTCTGCTTTCATTAAATAAGTATGAAAATGTCCCAAATAATTTACACAATCAATCAATTCATAACCAGGTACACATATATTACTTCCATTAAGTATGAAAATGTGCCAAAGAAGCAGAACTGACCCAATTAATTTAGATGTTTAAAATGAAGTTTAAGTTTATAACCCTTTAATTTATGtgagtattttaaaataaataaaatggaacGAAAATTTATGTTTGattattctaaaataaataaaacggagtatgtttgaatatttataacaaaaaaattattccCTCTTAAAGgaataaaatgaaatgaaattgatATCATTTCTTTGTGCTACatccaattttaattatttaaataacaaaattttattttactttactTCATCCgttcaaataaaattttgatgaatTTTAAGATTAATTACCCTAACCAcggtaaaagaaatattttagaattaAATTCCATTCGTTAAATAAATAATGCGTGAATATCGATGCTAAAATTGGATTCTACAAGTATttctgtcatacttgacttctaGGCTGGTCTACACAGTCTGACACTATAATACAAAATCTAATTATTCACTAgaatacaaatttaaaatttcaaacaaacctcgtgaaagaaaaaagaaaaatgatacgTTACTCCTCCACCACTCACTAGTCCCTAGCAATGACCTAATGAATGAATTGGATTGACACTGACACTTTGCAACAAAATAATACAGTACTAGTAATAATAATGTAATATGTGGACGAGATGAAACAATAGCATTTAGGTATTCTaagagggatatatatatatatatatatatatatatatatatatatatatatatatatatatatatatatatgagaattacatttttatgtgagaagaTGAGAATAAACCTGAATGattatattttcaaataaataGTGGATATTAAGTGTCATTCTTTTTTTTAGtggaggaaaaagaaaaaaaaatatacctaattttcacaatttattttaaaatctaattaatatgtgtatatatttttataattttatttaatttaatatgatcgttggatcaattattttaacggttgagatttagtgtcaaattaaactttgacatctAGATGTCATTTGACTTACTAACAAAATATGGAATGTAATAGATAAATAGtattccctccgttttttattataagtcgctttaaagaaaaaaattgtgttttattataagtcgttttacaatttcaatgaatcattaatactattttttcaattatattcttaaatatttattattctctttcttaaaattattttaatttgtttttcccATACAATTAataaaggacaatataataaaatcTTTTATAATTTCTCTATTTCAtacaataaataattattttttttaatatatgtgaaaatgataaaatgacttataataaaaaaaaatttagcggTCTACTTATGCATTGGCAATTGAGCGAGACAAAGGCAGACTCGAATACCTAATAAATACCTTCTTCCCGCCTTGATTTTTGTTACGGATCAAAAATTAAATCACAAACTGGTTTCAAATAGATTTATGGTAGGTTCGGATATTCTCACCTGACTTCTATTTTTCTagtgtaattaattttttaataaaaaataataatattaaaaaaatttaaatatacgttttaaataataaaataaaaaccaaaataaaaaaactttGACAAAGAACACGCAGTAGAAAAAACACGTATTCAtgcatttaatattttattatcaaaatcgaatcatttaaatttaatatgatattttaaattataaaataaaaattaatacttGCATTTAATTGAACTATCAAATTTCGATTGAACAATAATTAAATCTCTAAATGTGTGAATGCGTGGTTTGTGTGACTATAGAGAATTTAATCCCTTTAATTTGTGTTGTGTAAACATTTTATTTAAACAAGAAAAATACTTTACACAATAACgatattattttgatatttttattttgaaactacgttaacttatttttatcaaatttttagaTGAAAATTTCAATGTCGATGGCACATTGGATACAAGTTTAGATTGGATCACAGGAATGAAAGATATCAGACTAAAAGATCTTCCAAGTTTCATAAGAGTCACTGATCTAAATGATATTATGTTCGATTTTTTGGGTTCTGAGGCACAAAATTGTTTGAAATCATCAGCAATCATCATTAATACATTTGAAGAATTGGAAGGTGAAGCTCTTAACAATCTCAAGGCCAAAAACCCAAACATATATAGCATTGGGCCAATTAACACTCTTGGTAGGCATTTTCCCAAACAAGATAATGGTTTTAAAGCAAGTGGTTCAAATTTTTGGAAAAGTGATTCAGAATGCATAAAATGGTTGAATAATTGGGAACCTTGCTCagtattatatattaattatggaAGTATAACCGTTATGACAGATCATCACTTGAATGAGTTTGCATGGGGTATAGCAAACTCCAAGTTACCATTTTTATGGATAATGAGACCTGATATTGTAATGGGTGAAAGTACTACTTTGCCACAAGAGTTCTTAGATGAAGTTAAGGATAGAGGATACATAACTAGTTGGTGCTTTCAAGATCAAGTTCTTGCTCATCCATCAGTTGGGGGATTTCTAACTCATTGCGGTTGGAATTCGACACTTGAAGCTATTACTTATGGTGTGCCCACTATTTGTTGGCCCTTCTTTGCTGAACAACAGACAAATTGTAGGTATTTATGCAACATTTGGAAAATAGGAATGGAAATCAACCACGATGTGAAAAGGGAAGAGATAACAAATCTTGTCATAGAATTGATGGAAGGACAAAAGGGAAAAGAAATGAGACAAAAGAGTTTAGAGTGGAAGAAGAAAACTAGAATTGCTACTGATTTTGGAGGATCGTCATACAAAAATTTTCATAAATTAATCAAAGAGATTCTTCATCAAAATGCTATTTGAGTGCTACTATATTGAGTTTAATATAAAAAACATGGTGGTCTATTACTTTTAATCAAAACACTTTTTATTTAAGCTTTAGTTAATGTAATTTGTCTCTTCTAAATTTTGTGTTATCATGTATTAATGTTGGGAGTTAGTGTATTTTTCATTCATAATGTTACAATTGTATCACCAAGACATTCAAATGTTGTGGTTCATTTATTGAGAAGGATGACTGTAACtaatgttgttttttttattcaattgtcttagaaatataataattttgctttgtaaaatacttataatttcataaataatagttcttattgttggaattagactcaAACCTTGAGTAATTATTTATCACTACTCGATGACAATGATGgaaaacaagaaagaaactttGGGATGCAAAGGA
Encoded proteins:
- the LOC131661717 gene encoding linamarin synthase 2-like produces the protein MGSTPNHTQKPHAVFVPFPAQGHVNPSMQLAKLFRCNGFHITFVNNEFNHKRLIKSLGEEFVKGLPDFQFETIPDGLPVSDKDATQDIPALCDATRKNCYGPFKELVIKLNTSSPYPVTCIIADGTFGFAGRVARDLGIPELQLWTASACGFVGYLQFEELVKREILPFKDENFNVDGTLDTSLDWITGMKDIRLKDLPSFIRVTDLNDIMFDFLGSEAQNCLKSSAIIINTFEELEGEALNNLKAKNPNIYSIGPINTLGRHFPKQDNGFKASGSNFWKSDSECIKWLNNWEPCSVLYINYGSITVMTDHHLNEFAWGIANSKLPFLWIMRPDIVMGESTTLPQEFLDEVKDRGYITSWCFQDQVLAHPSVGGFLTHCGWNSTLEAITYGVPTICWPFFAEQQTNCRYLCNIWKIGMEINHDVKREEITNLVIELMEGQKGKEMRQKSLEWKKKTRIATDFGGSSYKNFHKLIKEILHQNAI